One Drosophila kikkawai strain 14028-0561.14 chromosome 3L, DkikHiC1v2, whole genome shotgun sequence genomic window carries:
- the Gem3 gene encoding probable ATP-dependent RNA helicase DDX20 — protein sequence MQREIAHNLATGERRTKDVAPGKVKTFPELNLRHEIVLGLQRRNFLTPTMIQAAAIPIALSKKDTLVQSKSGTGKTLIYAIAALQRFDASIRTPQALVVVPTRELAVQVKDTFIYVGEFLPKLKVSYVIGGIDVHSDRVRIKDCQIVIGTPGRLLHLYRKNVLCVKNMHLLVLDEADQLYLQDGLRRHVMELIQVLPPPQQIQKIACSATYEKNLDELVAKSMHKPVLISNSERATVLLGIRQFVYELPRQINNIAQMNCKLDAVMQIFNLVPYEQVVLFASSKMRADSFRNYLAKRGVECHLISGAMSQEERSKVFDCYRYFTMRTLVATDVFARGVDSPHTNLIVNLDPPMNHVDYLHRIGRAGRFGSKGIAITLVYEGAESEAFKGILSKAHTGKSVLEFPKEAEKGLDFWNFSSYEFPYYIKEEESVELKEFPQMEGTSKGAGGTVEDIGEAPLKKDALTEEAERKKDALKDEEASADVDSSKKIEVPQEVEALPAKDDSKKNPMEEATPNMLENEAKIIDKLAQMEECFEEEDLSKKEDATKETSKQKDFPANETDSNQSASCALSQENPLPKPDKPEISVIACPKLKETLQEALKEDKLESSGEEEQPDSILKENVLKPNNSTNKPDKDTHKEQPPPIIKVTRQETENDIEKNKENQPNNQNTQYPDNSISPELSPSPSLTPLDLTQEQTLTPPAAPVNSINNKTYCLAAPTATSSLTLQAMVISNTVDDASSISSDGSMGSRSESFESLYSNSDVKQMWKKYLIIRRSHKRSAKVQTPKLMYSWATCKPVFRVKRKRKVKPKEIQVVPTIYLFPEPKFFRIFEKLEQKQTIIKRLFKYTKKYRMCNLASNLFLNHLYDAYNDIYGLKFMSEPKKSKENEPQNKLTVREAHRMNIPPVLAVDEDPATGSETSQHSEEFTDHEDDYEEEEELEEEYSSSGFVESNESASSGIDTSVYNNDSSSEGEHEYIYSEETDDSDTTVYSSESEEAEEEEEEVEATYTGSNVSLAGSSYQGSVSAEDDENDQSDSHQEVLALYQQMFQTQYQFIAAHVASQQTRP from the exons ATGCAGCGCGAAATAGCGCACAACCTGGCGACAGGTGAGCGGCGCACCAAGGATGTGGCCCCCGGCAAGGTGAAAACCTTTCCCGAGCTCAACCTTCGCCATGAAATCGTGCTCGGTCTGCAGCGCAGAAATTTCCTGACACCGACCATGATCCAGGCGGCCGCCATACCGATTGCGCTGAGTAAAAAAG ACACGCTTGTCCAGTCCAAGAGCGGCACTGGAAAGACCCTGATCTACGCCATAGCAGCCTTGCAGCGCTTTGACGCATCCATAAGGACACCGCAGGCCCTGGTGGTGGTGCCGACTCGCGAACTAGCTGTTCAGGTGAAGGATACCTTCATCTACGTGGGCGAATTCCTGCCTAAACTGAAGGTAAGCTACGTTATTGGCGGCATCGATGTCCACTCCGATCGCGTACGCATCAAGGACTGCCAAATTGTCATTGGAACACCTGGCCGCCTGTTACATCTCTACAGAAAGAATGTCCTTTGTGTCAAAAATATGCATCTACTCGTCCTGGACGAGGCCGATCAGCTGTATCTACAAGATGGTCTCCGCCGGCACGTTATGGAACTGATTCAagtgttgccgccgccgcagcagatACAAAAGATTGCCTGCAGTGCCACCTACGAAAAGAATTTGGACGAGCTGGTGGCCAAGTCAATGCACAAGCCAGTGCTCATATCGAACAGTGAGCGGGCCACTGTCCTCCTGGGCATCCGTCAGTTTGTCTACGAGCTGCCCAGGCAGATCAACAACATAGCCCAGATGAACTGCAAGCTGGACGCAGTCATGCAGATCTTTAATCTGGTGCCCTACGAGCAGGTTGTGCTCTTTGCCAGCTCCAAAATGCGTGCCGATTCGTTTCGGAACTATCTGGCCAAGCGGGGAGTCGAGTGTCATTTGATTTCGGGTGCCATGAGCCAGGAGGAGCGTTCAAAGGTCTTTGATTGCTATCGTTACTTCACAATGCGTACTCTGGTGGCCACGGATGTGTTTGCACGCGGCGTAGACTCACCGCACACGAACTTAATAGTAAATCTTGATCCGCCCATGAATCATGTGGACTATCTGCATCGCATTGGTCGAGCAGGAAGATTTGGTTCAAAGGGTATAGCCATAACGCTGGTGTACGAGGGTGCGGAGAGCGAGGCATTCAAGGGTATATTGAGCAAGGCGCACACTGGCAAGTCGGTATTGGAGTTTCCCAAGGAGGCAGAGAAGggtttggatttttggaatttttcttCGTATGAGTTTCCATATTACATCAAGGAAGAGGAGAGTGTGGAGTTGAAGGAGTTTCCCCAGATGGAAGGAACTTCAAAGGGAGCTGGTGGAACTGTGGAGGATATTGGAGAGGCTCCACTGAAGAAGGATGCTTTAACAGAGGAAgctgaaagaaagaaagatgCCTTAAAAGATGAAGAAGCTTCAGCGGATGTTGATTCTTCAAAGAAAATTGAGGTTCCCCAGGAGGTGGAAGCTTTGCCAGCTAAAGATGATTCAAAGAAGAATCCCATGGAAGAAGCGACTCCCAATATGCTGGAAAACGAGGCTAAAATCATAGATAAATTAGCTCAAATGGAGGAATGCTTCGAAGAAGAAGATCTTTCTAAGAAAGAAGATGCCACAAAAGAGACTTCAAAACAAAAGGATTTTCCTGCAAACGAAACAGATTCGAACCAATCAGCATCTTGTGCTCTCTCCCAAGAAAATCCCTTACCCAAACCAGATAAACCGGAAATATCTGTTATTGCTTGTCCTAAACTAAAGGAAACCCTTCAGGAAGCTTTAAAAGAAGACAAACTAGAGAGTAGCGGTGAAGAAGAACAACCAGATTcaattttaaaggaaaatgtcCTTAAACCAAACAACTCTACAAATAAACCAGACAAAGACACCCACAAAGAGCAGCCTCCACCTATAATCAAGGTTACCAGACAAGAAACTGAAAACGACATAGAAAAGAACAAAGAAAATCAACCAAATAATCAGAATACCCAATACCCAGATAACTCAATTTCCCCAGAAttatcaccatcaccatcgtTGACACCTCTGGACTTGACACAAGAACAGACCTTGACTCCACCAGCGGCGCCAGTTAATTCCATTAACAACAAAACCTACTGCTTGGCAGCGCCAACTGCAACCAGTTCCCTGACCCTGCAGGCCATGGTCATCTCCAACACGGTGGACGATGCCAGCAGCATTAGCTCCGATGGCAGCATGGGCAGCAGGAGCGAGTCCTTTGAAAGTCTATATTCAAACTCTGATGTGAAACAAATGTGGAAAAAGTACTTGATAATCCGCAGGAGTCACAAGAGGAGCGCCAAGGTCCAGACTCCCAAGTTGATGTACAGCTGGGCAACTTGTAAGCCAGTTTTTCGTGTGAAACGCAAACGTAAAGTCAAGCCAAAG GAAATTCAAGTGGTACCCACTATATACCTTTTCCCAGAGCCGAAGTTTTTCCGTATTTTTGAGAAACTGGAGCAGAAGCAGACCATTATTAAACGCTTGTTTAAATACACTAAAAAATACAGAATGTGTAACCTGGCTAGCAATCTCTTCCTAAATCATCTCTATGATGCCTACAATGATATTTACGGCTTGAAATTTATGTCAGAGCCAAAGAAATCCAAGGAGAATGAGCCACAAAACAAGCTAACCGTACGTGAGGCTCATCGAATGAACATTCCACCTGTTTTAGCTGTCGATGAAGATCCTGCCACTGGCTCTGAGACTAGTCAACACTCTGAGGAGTTCACCGACCACGAAGATGATtatgaggaagaggaggaaCTGGAGGAGGAATATTCATCAAGTGGCTTTGTGGAGAGCAATGAGAGTGCTTCATCCGGCATAGATACTTCGGTGTATAACAATGATTCCTCCAGCGAAGGTGaacatgaatatatatattctgaagAGACCGATGATAGTGACACTACGGTGTACAGCTCCGAGTCGGAAGAAgcggaggaagaggaggaggaggtggaggctACCTACACAGGCAGCAACGTTAGCTTGGCTGGATCAAGCTATCAGGGATCTGTCAGCGCTGAGGATGATGAGAATGACCAGAGTGACAGTCACCAGGAAGTCCTAGCTTTATATCAGCAAATGTTCCAAACACAATATCAGTTCATTGCCGCCCATGTGGCCAGTCAACAGACCAGACcataa
- the LOC108071896 gene encoding uncharacterized protein, giving the protein MLKIKLYDVGIFVLLTSMHVCMVLQPVIEANVNMKATYPAVDRSLWLQVSYNYNHWMLVKSMMYSMLAIVGLWYSRHLQGSEEQESAEEVKNRWLSRNQMASAGGESISFPIRTFMWFAFPWTLTCFCNGLINYIRLYLVIQHFCFTNWQIIQLYAELQVLFWRRLLTMSVIPYWMQITGDSGSFEKSSTIRENFITYETNLLD; this is encoded by the coding sequence AtgctcaaaattaaattgtatgaTGTGGGAATCTTTGTGCTCCTGACATCCATGCATGTGTGCATGGTCCTCCAGCCGGTGATCGAGGCCAATGTCAATATGAAGGCAACCTATCCAGCAGTTGATCGAAGCTTGTGGCTCCAAGTGAGCTACAACTATAATCACTGGATGTTGGTCAAGTCGATGATGTACTCAATGCTGGCAATAGTTGGACTTTGGTACAGTCGGCATCTGCAGGGATCTGAGGAGCAGGAGAGTGCCGAGGAAGTGAAAAACAGATGGCTGAGCAGGAATCAAATGGCTTCCGCAGGAGGGGAATCGATTAGTTTCCCCATCAGGACTTTCATGTGGTTTGCATTTCCTTGGACATTAACCTGTTTCTGCAACGGCTTGATCAACTACATTCGCCTATATCTGGTGATTCAGCATTTTTGCTTTACAAACTGGCAGATCATTCAGCTATATGCAGAGCTACAGGTTCTCTTTTGGCGCCGCCTCTTAACCATGTCGGTAATCCCCTATTGGATGCAGATCACTGGCGACAGTGGTTCCTTTGAGAAGTCGTCAACAATACGCGAAAATTTCATCACTTACGAGACTAATTTGTTGGACTGA